TTTAATGTATTCATGATATACTAAATGTTCTAGACTGAAAATTAATCTAGCAAGTTTGTTTTTATCAGTCAAACCTGGTTTGAGTGCATTTCTGTGTGACCTGATTTGCTTTGACATCATCCATCTTGAAACTGTTGACTGGCTTACCCCCAAGTTCGTGGCCAATGAGTGTTGTGTTGTCCTTTCCAGTAGAGCAATTGATGTGAGCTTCTCCTCATCTAAAAACTCCCTCCCCACTTTCTTGCTGCCTTTCTTTTTACTGCTCACATTCATTGGTATGGATGCATTTCTCTGTGTCTGTGCTTCCTTCCATAACCTTGTTATTGTTTTCCTGACCACTGAAAACCTTGCTGCCACTTCATTGAAATACCATGTCTTGATTTTCCATTTATGCTTTTTTTCAATAGTGTATCATTAATTTTTGATCTTTCTAAGTTTGTGAAATTCTTCATTGAATGTTTGTGAATTTTTTTGTTTGATAGCTCTTTATTTGAAAGGTGTTTTTTGGACTGAAGTTTATCAATGAACCCTAATAAATACACCTTCTATTTATAGCACAAAGAACTTTGCACTCTTTTGAAAGTTTGGTTTTGGCGCAATAATGAAATCTGTTTGTATTTTAGCTCCATATTTGAATTTTGGTGCAAATTTCAATCTTGGTGAGTTGGATATGTAACATTTGGACTGACAATTTGGGTTTACTTGGCTTATGGAACAACTCAAACACGCCAATTAAGATAAGTTGAAGAAAATCGAAAGTTAATCTGAAGTCCAAGTTTCTCTTTTGCTCTTTCAATTTGTGTGTTGTAATTTTATTTCCTAGTtaatgtatttttattttaagtgaaatataattttattttaagttaatgtaattttattatgtaatttaattagaaaataaaatgtGTAATAATTATACTTTGTCATTTTATATTTAAGCAAAAGCGTGTGTGTATCGAAACCGTGTAACGAAAAAACATAGCTTTAGCTATGTGTTTATGATTATGGAGGGAAATGAAATGATGTGTAAAAATGGAGGGAATCATTAGCATCTTAATTAACAAATTACCCATCTAAATCATAACACCCTCTCTcctatattcttacccctatacaatacttttcattatttaacttcattccttaattttcgtgccattgtccaaatgggacagttattccgaataggagggagtataaattaaCCATAAACATGCAAAAAAGTAGTGAAACTTGGAGGAATTAgagtagatctaaagaacatCAAATTGGGGAAAAATAACAGGAAAGGGAAAGTCActtactaaaattaattagtaAAGATTAAGGTGAAGATATAAAGCAGAAAGCTTGAATCCAAGTGACAAAGTATAAGAGTGGAGTTTTTAGAATGTTTTTAGAAATATTTTAGAGCTTGTGTTATGAAGAATGATGAAGAAATGACGGAGATATAAGAACAATGATACTACACGATTTTTGCGAAAATGAGGTGCCCAGAAACAGCACTCGGACGAGTGTTGTTGCACTCGGTTTAGTGCACcaaccactcggccgagtggcaccTAAACATGACATAGGTTAAAACCCAGAAGACACTCGGTCACTCTGCTCGGTCGAGTGAGTGCCACTCAGTCGAGCATTCTGTTGTACTCGGCAGAGTGCACAGCTAAAAATAAGGGGTACTACATGCACACTCTGGCTCGAATTCAGCTATTAGCGAATGGATTATTAATTGGTTAGACTACTTGGGTAAGTTGGAGGAGGCGTAAAACCAAACCATTCATTTCCTGGCCATTATTTGGAATATTTGGGTGCTAAGCAAAAACATTATTTTCTGAGGAGGAAACTTCGTCCCCAAGGTATTTTTTAAGTTGGTCGACCATTCTATTTCTACTACCATGAACGTTGAGCAACAACGACGTAAGGAGCAGAAGGGTACCATGGGCATCGATCGGGATGGCAAGAATGAGCTCCAATATAGGATAAAGAACAGCCACCCGTTTTTTTATAATTGGTCAAGATTATGATTGTACTCGTATAAGAGAGTTAAGGTTTCTTGACCAAAAAAAATAAGAGAGTTAAGGTTGACGTAGGATGGATCAACAATAAGGATGCCGCGATTGGTTGGGTTGCTTTTGGTAATGGTGGAAGAATTCTAGTGGAAGAGGGAAGGAAGATTAGAGCGGAGTCAGCTTTACAGGCTGAAACGTTGGGTATTCGTAGGGTGTTGGAGTGGGCATTAACCCGTGGCTTTTTGCATCTTGATGTGTCAACAGATTGTCTCCAACTCCTATATCAGATCGCGGAAATTGAAGTGGTGCACCATTGTATTGCATTACTTATTGGAGATCTTGCTATGTTTAcatattttttttgtttatgtTTTAGTTTCGAACATAAGACTCTTAATAAACGTGCTCATAATTTATCTTATAGAGCTATGAGAATGTATAAACTTTTCTTtatagctgccaaaaaaaaaaaaaaaaaacttatctaCAGTGTCTACAATTTTataaagtaataataatagttgGAGAAGTGATCTTGTCGCATGTTTGATTATGAATTGAGTTGTATAGATCTAGCGGGCATAttagggtaagattattggtagtttTGAAATAAGATTTTGATAAGTCTTAAATAAGACTcgctcaagactaccaataatctaccaAAGTCTTAATAAAGTCTTAAGTTGACTCTTGGAAAtctaagactcaacttaagactcaacttaagactcaacttaagacttcgggCGAGTCTTGACCCCGCATTCAAAGAAAATTATGCAATTATACAATTAGTGGATCTCATGTGTcatttctttttattattttaaagaagtGAAATTGAAAAGTAGAATATAAGGTGAGTCTAACTTATAATGTATGGACTCCGAGGTAAATCTGAGATGAGTCTGagcaatataaaaataataaaagttaaCAGAAAACTGGTGTGGCAATGTCTTAATACTTTGATAAGTCTGACTAATAGTCTTACACTTAAGTCGAGTTGGAGTCTTGTTTAGATCTTAACTCCATCCCAGCTTATTGCTAACAATACTTgagattacttttttttttttttaaatgaggACATATGTTATGGGTGAGAATCAAACCCCCAACTTTATGGTTAGGGTAAGAGAGCTCTTACCACTTGAGCTAGCTCTATTTCTCAGTATTTGAGATTACTTGTGATTGGTTTCGATCCACGTCTATAATGGATTTATGCGATTTTCTTTGTTTCTTCCTTCAATCTGTGTTCTTGAGAGCAAACTGTACAGGAAAACACTCGTTCAACAAATGGATGTGAGGGAAACCCAACTTAAGAATTAAATCATTAGCATATTCATTTCTTTTTACACAAAACTAATATTCACTAACAAAAGTTTTGTTCAATAAATTATACACCTCTCACTTGGGGTTTTTCACTCGAGTAACCAAACCTTGAGAGTACATACATATCACATCAACAGAACACACAACATTCATTaacagaaacaaacaaacaaacaaaaaaaaaaaaaaaaaaaaaaaaaccctcaaAATACAAGACCAAACACCTATCATCGTCCTCCCGGATTTCTATTCCATGACAAGTAAGAGGGATCCCCAAGTCGTCTGCATAAACCATCATAAAGTTGATTAAAATTGGCAGACAATCGCATTGACATGACAGTACATAATAAAAGAAGCCCCCCCCCCCTAATTTAGCAAGTGATTTTGCTATATTTCCCTAATATACCGCAACAAGAAAAAAATAGATTACAGCGACATAGTTCCTAAGTAAACAACCAAAAAGAGATTGCAATTGGACAATACCTTGGTTTGAAAAGATAAATGACAGTGAACAACAAGGCTAAAAAGAAGCACAAGCCACCGACAGTGAGATAAGCAATGCCAAGGAAGTCGTTTTTGCCACCAAGCCAGCTAGTGGTGGAGAGCACCAGCATCTTTTTACCATTGAAACTGTAAGTGTTATAGTAGTTCATCAAAGTGACGTCTATCTCATCATTTGCATTCAAATCCTGCTCTATTCTCCCATACAATTTCCTGAAAGTAGGAAGCGCTGCGGTTCGCATCCATACAATAAGGTCCTCTTGCTCACTAAGCTGTTGCATGAAAAAATGAGCCTTGAGAATTAAACACTTGTAAGCATTAAAAGCATAACCAGGCACAAAAGTTCAAGAAACCTTCTATGAAATTCTTACTCACAGTCACATTATCTCATTTAAATTGGCCCCATTTGACAAATGATTTTGACTTTGACAGATATGCTCCcgcattaacaacaacaacattaccctagtgcctcaatggctcccgcaaattgcggggtaaaggagagggggggagggggggtgTCAGATGtaacccttgtgttagcaacacaaagaggctgtttccgaatgacccaagatgaaaattgcgtcgagaacggCATTCaaggaccgctacttcacaaaagaaagaagcgcagccactttagtgagccattttgatttattcatagaTTTAATTGTTACGTCCCCTATATATGTTTCATCACGCAGTTGTGAATCTGACAAGCATCAGTGATCAGAATAAGCAAGAGGTATTTGTCTGCCATTGAAAACAGTTATTTAAAACTTACTGGTATAGATTCGTTCAAAGTAGCACCACCTTTAAGACCACCACTTTGGAAGTTCTTAGGAAAGACATCCTTCCCAAATTTGTGATCACGATCACTCTTCCATGAAATATCCTTCTTGTTGACCGTGAGATTTTTATTACCCAAAGCAAAAATATAGGTATCATTGAACAAGCTCCAAGCAATGAGACCACAAGGCACAATTGGCTTATTTCCATTCATATCTTCTGGTTGACACGTACTTACATCATTCTCACTTTTCTTACTCCTTAACTGCTGATCACTTCTGCTTTTCACATACCTGCACGAACGAAGCGAAAATCATTAAGTGATTTTGAATAATCATTCGGTCTCGTAAGTGACCCCAACTTCAAACATCAAAAATAGTATTTGCTTTGTCCTATCCAGTGATTTATTACTTTAGATTTTCTTTTTATATCAGTACAGGAAATTGGGCTAGGGTGTCCTCATTCTACACACAAAGCAGACTAGTTTAGGGGATGGGACATACCAAACAAGGATAACGGAAAATAGTGACTGGGAGTATACTTGGCAGGTAAACCAATCAAATGAAACGAGCTTCACCATATCATGCACAAGTTTCCTATACAGTCGATTTCAAGAATATTGCTAATATCTCTTACATTAAATTGATATTCTCATGTCAGCTGATAGCTAATGGAAAAAACATCAGGTATATCAATAGTCAGCGGCAGATTTGGGTGGGTGGATGCGGGTTAGGGACTTATAAGTGGCAGtaaatcttttatttttgtcACTGATAATGCAAATTAAATTTTGGCCTGGTATGAATCATGTATTATACATCAGTGGTCTGGGCCCTGGGGAATGAATTTTGGTCCGCACACAGGGATTCAAACCTTAAATAGGGAGTAGCATTTTTATTAACCTTTTATTCATATACTTCTTGAGTTGTATATACTCTCTCATTCAACTAATTTACTCTTATATCTTTTCACATTTGTATACTTTTGTTCCGATTGTACAAATTatgtacggagtattattttttcGAACATCTTAATTTCTAAAATCATATATCCAACATTTCATTATTAATCATAAAGCATACAAAACGCGGTTCTGTGGAGAAGGGTATAGCAATGGTAGACTTTctgaaaagtttttttttttttttttttttttgccccaTCCATAGTACATTTTGCATTCgccagacattttgacaaaaagtttttttttttgtgccccATCAGTAGTAAATTTTGCACTCACCAGAGTCATAATTGAGTTTAACCTGGACGTATACAAACATTGCACATTTGCACCACAATGTACATTAACTCGTCTAATAGAataaattaacattattatatACTTAAAAAGGATAGTCCCAGGTGAAAATTTTCTTAAGATTATTACGTACCTGCGATGATTTTGATAGAAGTTGTCAAGCTGGTAATAAATATAGATAGGAGCTTTCATATGCTTTAATACCTGCACGAAAAAGATCAGATACATAAATTGCTGATTAGAGCAAAGCCAAGAACATAAGATAAACTTTGAGAAAGTTGTGTAGAAGCTCACTTTTAGTTTCCTAGTGCAAGTTTTATCTCCGGATCCCtgaatgtattttattttatcgcTTTTGGTTCCTGATATACAAGCATCATCATATCGATCAACAACTTCAACAACCTGAAAGGCGATCAACAAGCAGTCAGCAGCAGCACATAGGTGAAACTACCTCAAACGAAAAACAATTAAATTCTCTCTTTCCCGGGAGAAATGGATGAATATAGACAGAAGGTCAATCTGATACATACATCACGAGATGCGAAGAGAGAAGCAACTCCAATAGGAATAAATATAACGCTAACAACCATGAACGCTGAAATTACCTGTTCAAGAATGTAAGAATAAAAGTTAATTTGGTTGGAGATAGAAAAAACAAGTAAAAGAAGTGACAAGAAAAGATGGAGCAGAATTTAATTTGTATACCCAACGGGGAGTTAAAATTGGTTTGCATGCCGGAAGTTCCTGCTGAGTGAACCTTGAATCTGGAATATGAAGGCGGGTGGTAACATTTAAGGTGATTGCTGCAATCTTACAAATAATATGGAGAAACAGAGAGAAGTGAAAGACAGAGATTATATGAAGAGCAGCAAAATGCATCACAACCATTTTCTGAacagtatttatttatttatttttacaagttgCAAGATAGAGATTATATGGAAACTTGTATTTAAGACCATGTATAAATTTGAGGATCTGCAGACTAAAATCCGGTGCAAGCGTAAGATTAAATCTCGGGTTTATACTTGATCTCAGTACCACGGTCTCATTTGGACGATTCGGATTTCATAATCATAGCAAGAAATGGTAAAAAAGTCAACCCAACAAATATCATCTCATCTCAAATTTACAGAAAGCAAATCAACCTAGAACCTAGAACATAGTCATAATCAGTAGGGGAGCGAGGAGGGTCGATAAATATGAACTTGTAAATTACAATAATAGCatagaaacaaaaacaaaaaaggaaaaacatACATTTGGGACGCTTGGAATTTCTGCGAGGAGCGGAGGGATCAGCAGGTCCCCCTGAGCTAGATGCTGGGTTTAAACTACTCATCGATTACTAAACTCCAATAGTCAAGAACGATGGATTATTGAGAGAGTATTAAGGACGAAGATGAACTCGAGAACGATGGTAAAAAAGAAGAGAGGAATTTTGAAAAGTTATACTTTTGAAGTCGTAACAGTCGGCCAATTGGGTCTAGAAGCCTACAAGTTTGGTAGGAATTTGGAAGGGGAGACGAGGTTAGATAAGTATCATTCAGGTCAAAGTATCAAAGTATCAAAGTTTGGCTTATCTTTTTCTCGCTTCAAAGAGTCTTGCTTTAGACGGTCTCTTCAAAGAGACCTTTTAcctaccaatcgttggttggcgcagtaaTAGCATGGGCTGCGCTTgatagggaggtctgcggatcgatcccccacaactgcgattgagaggggtttaaataccgtaatccttggacacgccccgaaatccggattagtcggcccaatgtggttcggattaccggatggtttagaccaaaaaaaagaGACCTTTtacctaggtagcaccaaaacggacacgggcACGGACATGGGCACGGATACGTGACACGGCATCCATGAAAtataggaca
The Silene latifolia isolate original U9 population chromosome 11, ASM4854445v1, whole genome shotgun sequence genome window above contains:
- the LOC141611868 gene encoding ALA-interacting subunit 3-like, which codes for MSSLNPASSSGGPADPSAPRRNSKRPKYSRFTQQELPACKPILTPRWVISAFMVVSVIFIPIGVASLFASRDVVEVVDRYDDACISGTKSDKIKYIQGSGDKTCTRKLKVLKHMKAPIYIYYQLDNFYQNHRRYVKSRSDQQLRSKKSENDVSTCQPEDMNGNKPIVPCGLIAWSLFNDTYIFALGNKNLTVNKKDISWKSDRDHKFGKDVFPKNFQSGGLKGGATLNESIPLSEQEDLIVWMRTAALPTFRKLYGRIEQDLNANDEIDVTLMNYYNTYSFNGKKMLVLSTTSWLGGKNDFLGIAYLTVGGLCFFLALLFTVIYLFKPRRLGDPSYLSWNRNPGGR